The Toxoplasma gondii ME49 chromosome XII, whole genome shotgun sequence genome includes a region encoding these proteins:
- the RAB7 gene encoding GTPase RAB7 (encoded by transcript TGME49_248880~Product name based on PMID:20444089.), with the protein MPGQQERERPERLLRHRVHAERKMARREKQQHRGETKGNSAEALVSLFAISEKAPGRSSIYASGDFARTPARSVSRVSGHPRLCVCVGAVRASRLCCSRTPEKTLQKQVEELPQGSLGLPGLARRSLRRFFCALKRNARSFKASLLTSASFAPARRRLSQSCRQCVSVVGRGAGLGGSAAEKLQRLRENVLGLRFSATPFEGLLFGFGLRIGLSSLAPHGFCMPPKKKALLKVIILGDSGVGKTSLMNQYVNKKFSNQYKATIGADFLTKDVVIDDKEVTVQIWDTAGQERFQSLGVAFYRGADCCVLVFDVTNPKSFESLQSWKEEFLIQSSPSDPDSFPFVVVGNKVDEREKRRVSSSKAEAFCRQSGNDIPYFETSAKTATNVHLAFEEIAKRAMLQEKQQEQIYLPETLTLSNADIRPAPIDSSGGCC; encoded by the exons ATGCCAGGCCAGCAGGAGCGAGAGCGTCCAGAGAGGCTCCTCCGGCatcgagtgcatgcagaacgaAAGATGGctcggcgagagaaacagcagcacagaggcgagacgaaaggaaaCAGCGCGGAAGCGCTTGTCTCACTCTTCGCCATCAGCGAAAAGGCgccaggaagaagcagcatCTACGCGTCTGGGGACTTTGCGCGAACCCCCGCGCGCAGTgtctctcgggtgtctggacacccgagactgtgtgtgtgtgttggcGCCGTCCgcgcctctcgtctctgctgctcgcgAACTCCGGAGAAAACTTTGCAGAAACAGGTGGAGGAACTTCCTCAAGGATCTCTCGGCCTTCCAGGACTCGCCAGACGGTCGCTgaggcgcttcttctgtgccctgaagagaaacgcacgcAGTTTTAAAGCCAGTCTTCTCACGTCTGCCAGTTTCGCTCCCGCGCGTCGTCGG CTTTCGCAATCCTGCCGTCAGTGTGTCTCGGTCGTCGGCCGCGGCGCTGGCTTGGGAGGCTCGGCAGCAGAGAAGCTTCAGCGGCTTCGCGAGAACGTCCTCGGCCTGCGATTCTCCGCAACTCCTTTCGAAGGTCTTCTCTTT GGTTTCGGCTTGCGAAtcggtctctcttccttggcACCCCACGGCTTTTgt ATGCCGCCCAAGAAGAAGGCTCTCTTGAAAGTCATCATCCTCGGGGACAGCGG GGTAGGCAAGACCTCGCTGATGAACCAGTATGTTAACAAGAAATTTTCGAACCAGTACAAAGCAACGA TTGGCGCGGACTTCCTCACCAAGGATGTCGTCATCGACGACAAGGAGGTGACGGTGCAGATCTGGGATACTGCTG GCCAAGAGAGATTTCAGAGTCTGGGGGTCGCCTTCTACCGCGGCGCAGACTGCTGCGTCCTCGTTTTCGACGTGACGAATCCCAAGTCTTTCGAGAGTCTTCAGTCCTGGAAAGAAGAATTTCTGATCCAG TCCTCTCCGTCGGACCCGGActccttccccttcgtcGTCGTTGGCAACAAAGTCGATGAAc gagagaagcgccgaGTGTCATCGAGCAAAGCAGAGGCTTTCTGTCGTCAGAGCGGAAACGACATTCCCTACTTTGAGACAAGtgcgaagacagcgacgaacGTCCACCTCGCTTTCGAGGAAATTGCCAAGCGTGCGATGCTtcaagaaaaacaacaagaaCAAAT tTACCTCCCGGAGACACTCACGCTCTCGAACGCGGACATCCGGCCGGCGCCCATCGACAGCAgcggcggctgctgctga